One genomic segment of Hordeum vulgare subsp. vulgare chromosome 2H, MorexV3_pseudomolecules_assembly, whole genome shotgun sequence includes these proteins:
- the LOC123427056 gene encoding trihelix transcription factor GT-1-like encodes MLLAGPQPPTPSLLLPESSGEDGGAHDHDSSSRASAPKKRAETWVQDETLSLIALRREMDNHFNTSKSNKHLWEAISAKMREQGFDRSPTMCTDKWRNLLKEFKKARSHARSSGGASGNGSAKMAYYKEIDDLLKRRGKAASSPAGSGGGGGAAKSPTPTSKIESYLQFADKGFEDANIPFGPVEASHPIALTTADAVATNGVNPWNWRDTSTNGGDNHGTYGGRVILVKWGDYTKRIGIDGTAEAIKEAIKSAFGLRTRRAFWLEDEDEVVRSLDRDMPVGIYALHLDNGITIKLCTFEDADRMTVRTEDKTFYTEDDFRDFLSRRGWTLLREYSGYRVADTLDDLRPGAIYQGMRSLVD; translated from the exons ATGCTCCTCGCCGGGCCGCAGCCCCCTACCCCGTCGCTGCTGCTCCCGGAGAGCAGCGGCGAGGACGGCGGCGCCCACGACCACGACTCCTCCTCGCGCGCCTCGGCCCCGAAGAAGCGCGCCGAGACCTGGGTCCAGGACGAGACGCTCAGCCTCATCGCGCTGCGCCGCGAGATGGACAACCACTTCAACACCTCCAAGTCCAACAAGCACCTCTGGGAGGCCATCTCCGCCAAGATGCGGGAGCAGGGCTTCGACCGCTCCCCGACCATGTGCACCGACAAGTGGCGCAACCTCCTCAAGGAGTTCAAGAAGGCGCGCAGCCACGCCCGCAGCAGCGGCGGCGCCAGTGGGAACGGCTCCGCCAAGATGGCCTACTACAAGGAGATCGACGACCTGCTCAAGCGCCGCGGGAAGGCGGCCAGCTCGCCCGCGGGgagtggtggtgggggtggcgccgCGAAGAGCCCCACGCCCACCTCCAAGATCGAGTCTTACCTGCAATTCGCGGATAAAG GTTTTGAAGATGCCAACATTCCATTTGGCCCTGTTGAAG CGAGTCATCCAATTGCCTTAACGACAGCTGATGCAGTTGCAACCAATGGTGTGAATCCATGGAACTGGAGAGACACCTCAACTAATG GTGGAGATAATCATGGTACTTATGGTGGGAGGGTCATCCTAGTCAAGTGGGGTGACTATACTAAAAGAATAGGGATTGATGGTACTGCTGAGGCAATTAAAGAGGCCATCAAATCTGCCTTTGGATTAAGAACAAGACGCGCTTTTTGGCTTGAAGATGAGGATGAGGTTGTTCGTTCCTTGGACAGGGACATGCCAGTCGGAATATACGCTCTTCATCTTGATAATG GGATAACAATCAAACTCTGCACATTCGAAGATGCAGACCGCATGACAGTCCGGACAGAAGATAAAACATTCTACACCGAAGACGACTTCAGAGATTTTCTGTCACGACGTGGTTGGACACTCCTCAGGGAGTATAGTGGCTACAGAGTCGCTGATACTCTGGACGATCTTCGCCCTGGCGCGATTTACCAGGGGATGCGCTCACTTGTCGATTGA
- the LOC123427057 gene encoding mitotic spindle checkpoint protein MAD2, which yields MASRSASKDIITLKGSAAIVSEFFGYAANSILYNRGVYPEESFAKVKKYGLPMLLTQDEAVKTFLTNLTSQLSEWLEGGKLQRIVLVIMSKATSEVLERWNFSIITDGEVVEKGVVKEKSDKEIMREIQAIMRQVNSCISFLPCLDEPCIFDVLAYTDSDTTVPFTWMESDAKLIDNPQMVKLHSFDTKIHKVDTLVSYKVDDLDEQ from the exons ATGGCGTCGAGGTCGGCttccaaggacatcatcactctcAAGGGCTCCGCCGCCATCGTCAGCGAGTTCTTCG GTTACGCGGCCAACAG CATCCTGTACAACCGCGGGGTGTACCCGGAGGAGAGCTTCGCCAAGGTGAAGAAGTACGGCCTCCCCATGCTGCTCACGCAGGACGAGGCCGTCAAGACCTTCCTCACCAACCTCACCTCCCAGCTCTCAG AGTGGCTGGAGGGTGGGAAGCTGCAGAGGATTGTGCTGGTCATCATGAGCAAGGCCACCAGCGAGGTGCTCGAGCGCTGGAACTTCAGCATCATCACTGACGGCGAGGTCGTCGAGAAAGG GGTGGTGAAGGAGAAGAGCGACAAGGAGATCATGAGGGAGATCCAGGCCATCATGCGGCAGGTCAACTCCTGCATCTCCTTCCTCCCCTGCCTCGACGAGCCAT GCATATTCGACGTGCTGGCTTACACCGACTCGGACACCACCGTGCCCTTCACCTGGATGGAGAGCGACGCCAAGCTCATCGATAACCCGCAGATGGTGAAGCTGCACTCGTTCGACACCAAG ATCCACAAGGTGGACACGCTGGTGTCGTACAAGGTGGACGACTTGGATGAGCAGTGA